In a single window of the Nicotiana tomentosiformis chromosome 10, ASM39032v3, whole genome shotgun sequence genome:
- the LOC104089635 gene encoding bifunctional 3-dehydroquinate dehydratase/shikimate dehydrogenase, chloroplastic-like isoform X1, whose translation MGSVGLLKNPAMVCAPLMAPSVDQLVHGMLQAKAQGADLVEIRLDGIHNFQPQKDLQVLLKNNPLPVLIVYRPIWEGNEFEEDDDHIHKQLEVLRWAKELGADYIELDLKIASDFTKKEKSRWSSGCKVIASCFVDNVTSKEDLSQVVAHMQSTGADILKIVTNANDITELEKMFHLLSHCQVPLIAYSLGERGLISQLLGPKFGSVLVYGSLDCNAVPGLPTLGSLRQAYGVDFMDTDTKVFGLISKPVGHSKGPILHNPTFRHVGYNGIYVPMFVDDLKEFFRVYSSPDFAGFSVGIPYKEAVVSFCDEVDPLAKSIGAVNTIIQRPCDGKLIGYNTDCEASITAIEDALKVNGAAFLPSPLAGKLFVLVGAGGAGRALAFGAKSRRAQIMIFDIDFDRAKALAAAVSGEALPFENLASFQPEKGAILANATPIGMHPNKDRIPVSEATLKDYLVVFDAVYTPRKTTLLKDAEAAGAITVSGVEMFLRQAIGQFHLFTGSKAPEEFMREIVMAKF comes from the exons ATGGGTAGTGTTGGATTGTTGAAGAATCCCGCCATGGTTTGTGCTCCATTAATGGCCCCATCAGTGGACCAATTGGTTCATGGTATGCTTCAGGCAAAAGCACAAGGTGCTGATTTAGTTGAGATTAGGCTGGATGGTATCCACAACTTCCAACCCCAGAAAGATCTTCAAGTCCTCCTAAAAAATAATCCACTTCCTGTTCTCATTGTTTACAG GCCAATATGGGAAGGAAATGAGTTTGAAGAGGATGATGACCACATCCACAAGCAGTTGGAAGTCCTTCGGTGGGCTAAAGAATTGGGAGCTGATTATATTGAGTTGGACCTCAAG ATAGCTAGTGACTTCACGAAAAAAGAAAAGTCGAGGTGGAGTAGTGGTTGTAAAGTAATTGCATCATGCTTTGTGGACAATGTGACCTCAAAAGAAGACCTCAGCCAAGTTGTTGCACACATGCAATCTACTGGGGCTGATATCCTCAAAATTGTTACAAATgcaaatgacattacagaactagAGAAAATGTTTCACTTGCTTTCACATTGCCAG GTACCACTTATTGCATACTCTCTTGGGGAAAGAGGTCTCATAAGTCAGTTGTTGGGCCCGAAATTTGGTAGTGTCCTAGTATATGGATCTCTTGATTGTAATGCTGTACCTGGTCTGCCTACTCTCGGCAGCCTTAGACAAGCCTATGGAGTTGATTTTATGGATACTGATACTAAAGTGTTTGGGCTCATCTCTAAACCAGTGGGTCATAGTAAAGGACCTATTTTGCATAATCCTACATTTAGACATGTGGGGTACAATGGAATTTATGTTCCAATGTTTGTCGATGATCTTAAGGAGTTCTTCAGGGTCTACTCAAGTCCTGACTTTGCTGGTTTCAG TGTTGGGATCCCTTACAAGGAAGCAGTGGTGAGTTTTTGTGATGAAGTCGATCCTCTGGCTAAG TCTATAGGGGCTGTAAATACTATCATACAGAGGCCTTGCGACGGAAAGCTAATTGGTTATAACACAGATTGTGAGGCTTCTATAACAGCCATTGAGGATGCTTTGAAAG TAAATGGAGCAGCTTTTCTTCCTTCTCCACTCGCGGGTAAACTGTTTGTGCTGGTGGGTGCTGGAGGTGCAGGAAGAGCTTTGGCATTCGGAGCCAAAAGCAGGAGAGCTCAAATTATGATTTTTGACATTGATTTTGATAGAGCAAAGGCTCTTGCTGCTGCAGTTTCTGGTGAAGCTCTGCCATTTGAGAATTTAGCTTCTTTTCAGCCTGAGAAAGGTGCAATCCTTGCCAATGCAACACCTATCGGAATGCATCCAAATAAAGATAGGATACCTGTTTCTGAG GCAACCTTGAAGGATTATCTAGTGGTCTTTGATGCTGTTTATACACCTAGAAAGACTACTCTGCTGAAAGACGCTGAGGCTGCTGGAGCAATCACTGTCAGTGGAGTTGAAATGTTTCTTAGACAGGCCATTGGCCAATTCCACCTTTTCACGGGAAGTAAAG CACCCGAAGAATTCATGCGCGAGATCGTTATGGCAAAATTCTAA
- the LOC104089635 gene encoding bifunctional 3-dehydroquinate dehydratase/shikimate dehydrogenase, chloroplastic-like isoform X2: MFYFSYFPILFFFHIYSNDRPLSFFKLVNHLLEQHCAMEYFLCVLTCILKGIFGASSGARRSKNVPRRWPIWEGNEFEEDDDHIHKQLEVLRWAKELGADYIELDLKIASDFTKKEKSRWSSGCKVIASCFVDNVTSKEDLSQVVAHMQSTGADILKIVTNANDITELEKMFHLLSHCQVPLIAYSLGERGLISQLLGPKFGSVLVYGSLDCNAVPGLPTLGSLRQAYGVDFMDTDTKVFGLISKPVGHSKGPILHNPTFRHVGYNGIYVPMFVDDLKEFFRVYSSPDFAGFSVGIPYKEAVVSFCDEVDPLAKSIGAVNTIIQRPCDGKLIGYNTDCEASITAIEDALKVNGAAFLPSPLAGKLFVLVGAGGAGRALAFGAKSRRAQIMIFDIDFDRAKALAAAVSGEALPFENLASFQPEKGAILANATPIGMHPNKDRIPVSEATLKDYLVVFDAVYTPRKTTLLKDAEAAGAITVSGVEMFLRQAIGQFHLFTGSKAPEEFMREIVMAKF; the protein is encoded by the exons atgttttatttttcttactttccaattcttttctttttccatatATATTCAAATGATAGACCGTTATCCTTTTTCAAGCTAGTTAATCATTTGTTAGAACAGCACTGTGCAATGGAGTACTTTTTGTGTGTCCTTACTTgtattttaaaaggcatttttggGGCGAGTTCCGGGGCGAGGCGATCCAAAAATGTCCCGAGACGATG GCCAATATGGGAAGGAAATGAGTTTGAAGAGGATGATGACCACATCCACAAGCAGTTGGAAGTCCTTCGGTGGGCTAAAGAATTGGGAGCTGATTATATTGAGTTGGACCTCAAG ATAGCTAGTGACTTCACGAAAAAAGAAAAGTCGAGGTGGAGTAGTGGTTGTAAAGTAATTGCATCATGCTTTGTGGACAATGTGACCTCAAAAGAAGACCTCAGCCAAGTTGTTGCACACATGCAATCTACTGGGGCTGATATCCTCAAAATTGTTACAAATgcaaatgacattacagaactagAGAAAATGTTTCACTTGCTTTCACATTGCCAG GTACCACTTATTGCATACTCTCTTGGGGAAAGAGGTCTCATAAGTCAGTTGTTGGGCCCGAAATTTGGTAGTGTCCTAGTATATGGATCTCTTGATTGTAATGCTGTACCTGGTCTGCCTACTCTCGGCAGCCTTAGACAAGCCTATGGAGTTGATTTTATGGATACTGATACTAAAGTGTTTGGGCTCATCTCTAAACCAGTGGGTCATAGTAAAGGACCTATTTTGCATAATCCTACATTTAGACATGTGGGGTACAATGGAATTTATGTTCCAATGTTTGTCGATGATCTTAAGGAGTTCTTCAGGGTCTACTCAAGTCCTGACTTTGCTGGTTTCAG TGTTGGGATCCCTTACAAGGAAGCAGTGGTGAGTTTTTGTGATGAAGTCGATCCTCTGGCTAAG TCTATAGGGGCTGTAAATACTATCATACAGAGGCCTTGCGACGGAAAGCTAATTGGTTATAACACAGATTGTGAGGCTTCTATAACAGCCATTGAGGATGCTTTGAAAG TAAATGGAGCAGCTTTTCTTCCTTCTCCACTCGCGGGTAAACTGTTTGTGCTGGTGGGTGCTGGAGGTGCAGGAAGAGCTTTGGCATTCGGAGCCAAAAGCAGGAGAGCTCAAATTATGATTTTTGACATTGATTTTGATAGAGCAAAGGCTCTTGCTGCTGCAGTTTCTGGTGAAGCTCTGCCATTTGAGAATTTAGCTTCTTTTCAGCCTGAGAAAGGTGCAATCCTTGCCAATGCAACACCTATCGGAATGCATCCAAATAAAGATAGGATACCTGTTTCTGAG GCAACCTTGAAGGATTATCTAGTGGTCTTTGATGCTGTTTATACACCTAGAAAGACTACTCTGCTGAAAGACGCTGAGGCTGCTGGAGCAATCACTGTCAGTGGAGTTGAAATGTTTCTTAGACAGGCCATTGGCCAATTCCACCTTTTCACGGGAAGTAAAG CACCCGAAGAATTCATGCGCGAGATCGTTATGGCAAAATTCTAA